CTGGCCAAGGAAGGCGTGGAACTGGAGGTCAAGGTGTTCACCGACTACGTCCAGCCCTCGATGCAGACCAACGAGAAGCGCGTCGACGGCAACTTCTTCCTGCACCAGCCCTACCTCGACGAGTTCAAGAAGAAGCAGAAGAACGACATCCAGACCGTGGTCGCCAAGGTGCACGTCGAGCCGCTGGGCGCCTACTCGGGCAAGCACAAGGCGGTGGCCGACATCCCCGAGGGTGCGACCGTGGCGATCCCGAACGACCCGTCCAACTCCGGCCGCGCGCTGCTGCTGATGGCCAAGAACGGGCTGATCACGCTGAAGGATCTGAACAACATCTCGGCTACCCAGAAGGACATCGCCGACAACCCGAAGAAGCTCAAGATCCGCGAGCTCGAGGCCGCGACCCTGCCGCGCATCCTCAACCAGGTCGACCTGGCGGTGATCAACACCAACTACGCGATCGAGGCCAAGCTCAACCCGGTCAAGGACTCGCTCTTCATCGAGGACGCCAGCTCGCCCTACGCCAACCTGCTGGTGGCGCGCGAGGACAACGCCAACAGCCCGGCGATGAAGAAGCTCGCCGCCGCGCTGAACTCGCCCGAAGTCAAGCAGTTCCTCGCCGACAAGTACCAGGGCGCGGTGGTGCCGGCGTTCTGATCATGTGCTGACGATGGCGCCGCTCGCGGGCGGCGCGCATGAGGCGAAAGGCCTGCAGGTCCCGTATCGGGGCCGCAGGCCTTTTTCTTGGCGGCCGGGCTTGGGCGCGGCCGATCAGGGCCAGGCGCGTGCGCCGAACAGCATCCGGCGCGCGACGAAGTTGCGCAGCGGCGGCAGCAGGTCGAGGGCGAACAGCGCGG
This genomic stretch from Thauera sp. GDN1 harbors:
- a CDS encoding MetQ/NlpA family ABC transporter substrate-binding protein, encoding MSFTLRKLLAAALGTLTLAAGTAAVAADRLVIAATPVPHAEILEFVKPMLAKEGVELEVKVFTDYVQPSMQTNEKRVDGNFFLHQPYLDEFKKKQKNDIQTVVAKVHVEPLGAYSGKHKAVADIPEGATVAIPNDPSNSGRALLLMAKNGLITLKDLNNISATQKDIADNPKKLKIRELEAATLPRILNQVDLAVINTNYAIEAKLNPVKDSLFIEDASSPYANLLVAREDNANSPAMKKLAAALNSPEVKQFLADKYQGAVVPAF